CCTTACTCCTTGGTCCCCGTGCCTATCCCTGATCAGCAGCAGTCGCACAGGCCGCCATCAATCATCGTTCAGGGCGCTGCTTCCGTAGGCGTCCAGCACAGCCTGCTCCATACGGGCTATTTCTTCATCCGAGAGGAAATCGAAGTGACTCGCGCGTTTCCGTGCCGGGAGTCTGCCGTTGTTTTGCAGGCAGAAGCGAATGAAGAGGTCAATCTTCCGGTCGGGCATATCCACTATCTCCTGGATGGCTCTCCTGGTCTCGTCGTAGTTGGCCAGAAACGCCAGTTCGCGGGCGAGTTCCATCTTGATTGTCCGCTCTATGAATCTGAAGAGCGCCTCCGCCTGGGGCGTCATATCGATATAGCGGTACCACTGGGCGGTATCGTTGTGGACGGTCATGCGGCCTTCTTCATCGAGCGAATATTCCACCAGGCTCATAAGAGGCCGTGAGAATGCCTCCAGAGAGGCGTCATAGTCGGCAGGGTTCTTCAGCATGGATGCCGATATGGGAAACATGACGCCTTTGGGCGTAAAGCCGCGGCGGGCAAGGATGTTGTGAATCAGGAAACGGTGGATTCGTCCGTTGCCGTCCTCGAAGGGGTGCAGAAAGACGAAGCCATAGGCGATGACGGCAGCGTGGACCACGGCGGACACATCGCTCGCGTCCATGCGCTTATGGGCGGCCACCAGACCCTCCATCAGGTCGGCCAAGTCCTCAGGCTTAGGACATACGAAGTGTATCCTTTCCTTCTGCCAGGCGATTGTCTCTCCCACATAGTTCTGAGTCGTCCGGTAGTCGGAATCGCGAAACCGCGGATCGACAATGCGATTCTGAAG
This genomic window from Deltaproteobacteria bacterium contains:
- a CDS encoding Fic family protein gives rise to the protein MAENDQDGSTDRPAGYAALIERYDLDVIPNWHRSLVAAKSGVHRIDSSGGIVEEVYPPRYWPGDTLGDHLEFALKYDGTNLAILAGLFQKFAEEDFLEYVRSKPTGRYARRLWYLYEFLTGKELPLDDVKQGNYIDLLEPDEYYTVGPPRRVRRQRINDNLLGDRRFCPTVRRTDTLRDFERADLPKQCHRVVSGYPPELLRRALGYLYAKETKSSFEIEHIKPTSTRTERFVALLQLAEQEDFCEKQRLIELQNRIVDPRFRDSDYRTTQNYVGETIAWQKERIHFVCPKPEDLADLMEGLVAAHKRMDASDVSAVVHAAVIAYGFVFLHPFEDGNGRIHRFLIHNILARRGFTPKGVMFPISASMLKNPADYDASLEAFSRPLMSLVEYSLDEEGRMTVHNDTAQWYRYIDMTPQAEALFRFIERTIKMELARELAFLANYDETRRAIQEIVDMPDRKIDLFIRFCLQNNGRLPARKRASHFDFLSDEEIARMEQAVLDAYGSSALNDD